The DNA sequence ATAATCTCATAGATATTTCTTTCAATCAGTTGCATATTCATAACAAGCTCCTTCCTTGGCACACAAGATCTACTTGGTTTTAGGCCTAAAAACCTTAATAATATTTTCATTAACTTCCATATAGCATCCTCCTATGAGGTCAATACAGTACGGTACAGCAGGAAAAACCGCATCAAGGCACTCTCTAATGGACTTAGGCTTTCCTGGAAGGTTGATAATAAGTGACCCATTACAAATACCTGCTGTTTGACGGGAAAGAATAGCTGTTGGTACATACTGAAGACTTACTGCACGCATCTGCTCACCAAAGCCTGGTAGTAGTTTTTGACAAACATTCTCAGTTGCCTCTGTTGTTACATCTCTTGGTGCAGGACCTGTCCCACCAGTGGTAACAATAAGATCGCAGTTTTTGTCACGTGAAAGCTCAATAAGTGTCGTTTCAATGATATTTTGTTCATCTGGTATACAACGGTATTCATATTTGCACTCATTAAGTAGATACTCTTTCATTGTATCCATAATTGCCACACCAGAAATATCTTCATAGATACCTTGTGAAGCTCTATCGCTTGTTGTTACTACACCAATTCGTATTGTGTCCATAATCATCCTAGCTTTAGTAAAATTCTGTCGAGTAAAGTTGTACTCAAAATCCGCTTTAAATACCCTAAAAGATAGGTTGCCTTGGTGATGTAATAGCGAGGTTCAGGCTTGTCAGAGAGAATGATGTGGTGCACCATCCTCGCTACGGCATCGGCATCTTTGTTAAAAGGGACTTCGCTCTTTTTTGCCTTGAGGTTTTTCTCATACTTTTTCCTAAAGATAGAGTGTTCAATATTAACATTCTCTCTGAGTTTCTGCATTGCATTTTTTCTAAAATTGCTGGTGATAGGACCAGTGTTGAGCAGTACCACATGTATATCTGTTCCTGCTAACTCTAGACGTAGCGTATCGGAGAGTCCCTCAACAGCATACTTACTAGCATTATATGCACCACGCCCAAAGAGTGAAACAAGTCCTAGCACAGAAGAGTGCTGAATAACCTTTCCATGTCCCTGCTCTCTCATGATGGGAATAATTTGCCTTGTGCACTCATGTAGTCCAAAGACATTGGTCTCAAACTGTTCACGTAATATATCTGTATGAATATCCTCAATTACTCCAGGCTGTCCATATCCAGCGTTGTTGAACCATGTATCGATGGTGCCCTCTTTGATTAGAACTGTATTGATAACTGCTGTAATGCTTTCAGGCTTTGTCACATCTAACTGCATGGCATTTTCAAAACCCATCTCTTTAAGCCTCTTTACATCCTTTTTTTTTCGAGCAGTCGGGTAGACAGCAATGAACTTATCTCTTAGATATTTTGCTGTTTCCAATCCTATGCCACTACTGCATCCTGTTATAACAATATTTGACATCCCTATACCTCTTCATAAATATCAATATATGAATTATATCATGATTGATTCACAAGGAGGGATTAATCATATTAAAATCATAGATTGGATTTATATGGTTTTCTCATTTAGTTTTACAACAGCATCAAATACGTACTACATGGTTGAAAAATCAAATAGTGAAATATCTACTTTTTGTCCTCGAATATACTCTTTGGAAAACTCTACAATTTTGCCATGAAAACGAGCATAAATCTCGGGAAGAGAAATCTCTCGTTTGTAGAGCCCAACAATCCTATTTTCATGTGCCTCAATACCTTCATGTATCCATGCTTGTATATCCATATAATGATCAAATGTATAACCTAGTGCTACAAGTAGCCGATTGGTATAACTGTCAACAACCATGATGGGACGATAACAAGCATAGCAGAGAATAGAGTCAGCACTCTCCATACCTATACCTTTTTGCGAAAGAAGCCACTTTCGATCAGTACTCTTTTGAAAAGTCATAAAATTACCATAGGTTTCTAGTATATTCTTAGATAGTTGCTTGAGACGCTGAGCCTTCATGTTGTAAAAACCACTGGGGAAAATTGCTTTTCTAAGTACTGATAAACCAACATCGGCAATACCTTCAAGTGAGCAGATGCCAAGTTCCTCAAGGTTCTCCAAAGACTCTTCTACCCGTTCCCATTTCGTTTGCTGAGTTAAAATAGCACCAATAATGACTTTTGGGGTACCACTTTGTGGCCACCAGAAGGGGTCTTTTTTTATTTGTAAAAAGTCTTCCTCTTTCAATCTACATAAAAGTTCAAAACTATTATTAATCATATGCAATATCTCCAAAAAGTTATGTTACATGGTTCAGTAATGGTATTGGCGGTCAAATAGAGTATTTTAAGTACTATTTATCTTTTTAATAGGTGTCCTGCCTCTTTAATATAATATGTCGTTGCAAGTGGAGTAAAAAAATCAAGTGCTGCCTTAGCATCAACAATCTTGTCTTTCTCACCAAGAAAAACCTCAATGATTGTCCCTCGATTCTGAATAGTTTGAAGTTTATTGATATCCCATTTGTAGGTAAGCAGTTCTTCAAGTTCTTCTTTGCTGCCTATGTGTAGATAAGGCGTAATATCTACTTCTGAAGGATAGGAGATATTTTGAAGAAACTGCGACATATATAACTGTCTTGCTGTGTGAAAGTAATGAAGTTGTGCACGAACAAAACCAACTTTTTGATTATGGAAAAAAGCTGGAGAAAGAAGAATAAGCCTATCAATACGTTCTTTGCTTTTGAAGGTATATTCTAGTGCTTTCTGTGCACCATAGCTAAAACCAGCAACACAGAAGTCATTCTTAATAAGCCATGTATCAAAAAAAATCTCTTCTCCACAGAGAGAAAACCCATTAAAATATTTCAAGAAATATTTCTCTACATACTTCGTGGGTGATATTCTCATGTTCGAGTAGGTGGTCTGATATCTTTTTGAGAGCATGGTCAAGGGTCTTGAGTAATGCTTTGAGTTCAGAGACAGATTCTTTCATAAGCACCTCTTCTTCAACTGATGTAACAATGAAGTTCTCACTCATTGCATATTCATCAATAATCTTTTTGGCAAGCTCTTTTGCCATATGAATATCATAGCTAGCATTAGTAAACTGCTCACTATAATGTATCTGCGTAGCAATACTACCTGCAAGATAGACCTTCATGCGGTTAAGCAGTGTTGAACGAGAGAGTATCTCATGCTCCTGTATTGTGAGGCGGGTATTAACAATGCCTATTTTTTCAAACTCTACATCAAGCCATGTTGCAACAGCAGCTTTTGCTCCTTGGTAAATTGCCTGTATTTGGCGCTCTTCATCAGTAAAGCTAAGTATCTTACGTTTACCCAAAAGAACTTTTTCTTTCACTGATTCAAAATCAGATGTCTCCACCTCTTTACGTCCTTGACGCATGGCATGAATTGCTGCTTCATTGGTAAGGGTATCTAGTGCAGCAGAACTAAATCCGACTGTCATACGGGCAATATATTTGACATCTACACTATGTGGCTTGCGTGAAAGATAAAGTTCAAGGGTTTTGATGCGATCTTCAAGATCCGGCAATGATATATGTATTCGCCGATCAAAACGTCCTGCTCTTAGTAGTGCCTCATCAAGTACATCAATTTTATTGGTTGCTCCAATAACAATTACTCCTGAACTTTCCTCAAACCCATCCATCTCCATCAAGAGTTGATTCAGGGTTGCCTCACGTTCATCATTACGAAATTCACCACGGCTCTTACCTACTGCATCTATCTCATCAATAAATATGATACTTGGTGCCATTTGTTTGGCCTTACGAAAAAGTTCACTCACACGCTTAGCACCCATACCAACATAAATATGAACAAAGCCGGCACCACTTTGATAAAAGAATGGTACACCTGCCTCACCAGCAACTGCTTTAGAGATCAGTGTCTTTCCTACACCTGGAGGACCCACCAACAGTACCCCTTTGGGTAAGCGGATATCAAGATCGCAGTATTTTTTAGGTTCACGCAAGAAATCAATAATCTCCTCAAGCTCCTCTTTGACATCCTTAATACCTGCAACATCACTAAAGGTAACCGTTGAAGTAATTGCTTGTATGGGTGCGTACTGTACAATATCGCCCCCTTGTTGTGCAGTCTCTGTTTGATGCAACTGCTGTTTGCGACTCTCATTGATAAACCGAAAAAGATAAAAGAGGGTACCAATAAGCATTAATAGAGAAAGTAAATTATAGAGCCAGCTTAGATCTTTAGCAACTTCTACAGGATATTTATCAAAAAAAACTTTTTTGTCTATGGCATCTTTGTATATTTTATAAGTTCCATGAGTAGTAATAATACGTACATAGTCACCATCAATAACCAATTTTTCTATCTTTTCTTTGATATAAAGTGCATTAGCCTGCTTATAGGTAATGAGCTTATCCGTATCACGCAATAGTGAAAAAGCCAGCAAGAGCAACAAAACAGTAAACAAAGAGAGGATAATCTTCATATTTTTCTCTTGAAATAGGTTTGAATTAAACTGTTGTACGGTTGACATCTAATGCTACCTCCACATTATCTAAAAGTATCCAATTGCTACTAAGATCCTCACTGCTTTGTACCTCTACTTTGTTAAAATATTGGTCAAATCCATAAAAAATATCTTCATTACTATTTTCAAGCAATACTTCAAGATTATGTGTGTGCAAACGTCTAAAGGCATAGTTCTTTGCCTTAATAAGTTCAGTCAACTCTCTGTGTCGTTGCTTCACAATATTCCCATGTATTTCAGGCTTCATTGTTGCTGATGCAGTATTATCCCGCTTAGAGTAGGAGAAAGCATGCACATGTGTTAGTGGCAGTATTTTGATGCGCTCAATTGCTTTTTCCCACTCTTTTTTCTCTTCACCTGGATGCCCAACAATAAAGTCTGTTCCTAGTGCATAGTCATGTGATGCTATTTTTTCAAAAAGTGTGATATCCGTAGCAAACCTATTGCGACGATTCATCAGTTTGAGCATTTTGTCAGAAGTATGTTGCAACGCAATATGCAGATGCTTTGCCATCCATGGCTCATCAAGCAATTCCATAAAGGCATCATCAATCTGAATAGGCTCAAGGCTACCAATGCGAATACGTCGTACCCCTCGTATCATACTTATTTTTTGAAGCAACTCGGCTATGGAGGTGTTGTGGTCTTTACCATAGCTTCCCACATTAGTTCCTGTCAAAATAAACTCTCCAAAGCCATTTGCTGCCAGTTTGCGTACCTGCTCTAGTACAATCTCCTCTCCACAAGAACGTGCTCCACCACGTACAGTAGGTATAATGCAGTAGGAGCAAGAAAAATCACACCCTTCTTGTATTTTAATAAATGCTCTACTCTTACCCACAAACTCTTCAACAATAGTCGAATCAATATGTTCAAGATCGCCTATTTCATAAAAGCGGGTCTCTTTTTTGAGTATTTCATTAATCTTCTCCTTTTCGGAGTGTCCCATGACACCAAAAACTTTACCATTTTCAAAAAGAGACTCTCCTTTGGAGTGTGAGCCGCAACCTGCAAGAATTACCTTGGCATTAGGATTTTTACGTTTCATCGAAGAGATATAGTTTCGCACCGAAGAGTCTGCGCCATTGGTGACAGTACAAGAGTTAACCATAATAATATCTGACTTGCTTTCATCCATAGTCAGTTCAAACTCTTTTAGTTTTGACATCATCACCTGTGTATCAAATTGATTTGTGCGACATCCAAAGGTTTTAAAAAAGACTTTTTTCATGTGTCTATCTCATGATTAAAAAGTGTAGGTTCAGGCAGGGGAGGCTTTCTTACATCTTTATCCAGATAGATAGACTGTGTAGGAAATGCCAAATTGATATCCTCTTCAGCCTGTATGCGCTCAATCATCTCTATAGAGATGGTACTTCTAAGCGTTAAGGTTGCATAGGCATTCGTGTGATACCATGCTGAAATTTTAATACCATAGGGCTCAATAAATGTATAGATACGTGGTTCAACATTAGTATTTTTCATACTATACTGACTACGTAGTTTATTAAGCTGTTTACGGGTGATATCCGTATATCCCTTGGAGTATTTTTTGGTAATCTCTTTTGCAATGGAGGAAGCTTTTTGCACATTAGAATCAAAGGTAATCATAAAGTCTATACCATCCCAAACTGTTTTGAGTCCTGCATGCGAATAGTTGGCAATCATGTCGGTAAAAATATAATTATTAGGTACAAATATAATACGACCTGCCCTACGGTTATGCATATAGGTGGTTAGTGTAATATCTTCTTGGATGGTCATACGCAACAATGAGATATCAACAATATCCCCCACATACTCCATACCACTGCGTACAAATTTAACCCTATCCCCTACATGAACTGCACCACCAATAATGATAACAAACCACCCTATGAGTGACATAAACCAGTCCTTAAGTGCAATGGCAATACCTGCGGAAGCAAATCCTAAAATGGTTACAAGGTAATTCACATTTTCAATGTAGGCAAATAGTAATGTCAGTAGCAACAGTGAAAAAAAAGTAAAATTGAGAAATTTGTTGATTGTATAGAAACGGTCATTGTCTGACATATATCGCTTGACAAGATATTTGACAAGAAAAATAACAATTAAAAAAATAAGAATAATTATACCAATTATTGTTGCTTTTTCAATCTCTTTTCGTATCTCCTTCTGAAGGTTGAGACTTATCTCATCTATTTTCTTCTGATATACATTCTGTGTTGTTTTAAATATTTCTATCACTGGTATAAAAGTATTTATCTCCTCTTCTATATCAGTAAATTCTTTTTGTAGCTTCTGATTCTGTGGTTCTCTTTCAAGGATAGATTTAAGTACTCCCTTTTTCTCTTCCAGCTTTTCCATTAATTGTTTGATAGAGTGATATCGACTATAATACTCAGATTGATCATTTTTTAATCTCTCCATAAAAGAAAATGCTGAAATAATAGCAAATGGATTACCAACATGTGGGATTTCACCTATAGAAGGAGGCCTTAAGAACTTTTTAAATGGGTTATCTTCATACTCTTTAAGGAGTTGCAGTTTCCCTATCAATATCTTTTTTTCATTTTCAAGTATATTGAGTGTTTTTTGTTGCGATGCATTCAACCTTCTCTTGAGAGAAAACTTATTTATTTTTTTATCAAGTACTATTTTTTGATTTTTAAGCTCTTTATAGGTGTGATAATTGCTGTATATTTTTGACCAAGTACTATTCTCTTTAAGGCTCTCTTCTAGTATATTTTTTTTCTCTAAAAGTCCTTTCACACTGGTTGTATTTTGAAATTTACTCCTTTTGGGTATTACTTTTTCTTTATCAGGGCTCCCTTTTATTTTGATATCTTGTAATGTTGGTTGCTCTGCCATCAATAGACTCAATAAAAGTAGAAGTAAAGTAAAAGACTTAGGCATTATTCACCTCAAACTGTTGTAATACCTCCTTGACTAGTACCTCATCAACATCTTTCACAATCTTATAGCTTCCAATACCTTCTGGAAGAATAAATGTAATACTATTATTATTACTTTTTTTAT is a window from the Sulfurovum sp. genome containing:
- the mog gene encoding molybdopterin adenylyltransferase; amino-acid sequence: MDTIRIGVVTTSDRASQGIYEDISGVAIMDTMKEYLLNECKYEYRCIPDEQNIIETTLIELSRDKNCDLIVTTGGTGPAPRDVTTEATENVCQKLLPGFGEQMRAVSLQYVPTAILSRQTAGICNGSLIINLPGKPKSIRECLDAVFPAVPYCIDLIGGCYMEVNENIIKVFRPKTK
- a CDS encoding SDR family NAD(P)-dependent oxidoreductase, with the protein product MSNIVITGCSSGIGLETAKYLRDKFIAVYPTARKKKDVKRLKEMGFENAMQLDVTKPESITAVINTVLIKEGTIDTWFNNAGYGQPGVIEDIHTDILREQFETNVFGLHECTRQIIPIMREQGHGKVIQHSSVLGLVSLFGRGAYNASKYAVEGLSDTLRLELAGTDIHVVLLNTGPITSNFRKNAMQKLRENVNIEHSIFRKKYEKNLKAKKSEVPFNKDADAVARMVHHIILSDKPEPRYYITKATYLLGYLKRILSTTLLDRILLKLG
- a CDS encoding 3-methyladenine DNA glycosylase, producing MINNSFELLCRLKEEDFLQIKKDPFWWPQSGTPKVIIGAILTQQTKWERVEESLENLEELGICSLEGIADVGLSVLRKAIFPSGFYNMKAQRLKQLSKNILETYGNFMTFQKSTDRKWLLSQKGIGMESADSILCYACYRPIMVVDSYTNRLLVALGYTFDHYMDIQAWIHEGIEAHENRIVGLYKREISLPEIYARFHGKIVEFSKEYIRGQKVDISLFDFSTM
- the bioV gene encoding pimelyl-ACP methyl ester esterase BioV, with translation MKYFNGFSLCGEEIFFDTWLIKNDFCVAGFSYGAQKALEYTFKSKERIDRLILLSPAFFHNQKVGFVRAQLHYFHTARQLYMSQFLQNISYPSEVDITPYLHIGSKEELEELLTYKWDINKLQTIQNRGTIIEVFLGEKDKIVDAKAALDFFTPLATTYYIKEAGHLLKR
- a CDS encoding ATP-dependent metallopeptidase FtsH/Yme1/Tma family protein, with translation MSTVQQFNSNLFQEKNMKIILSLFTVLLLLLAFSLLRDTDKLITYKQANALYIKEKIEKLVIDGDYVRIITTHGTYKIYKDAIDKKVFFDKYPVEVAKDLSWLYNLLSLLMLIGTLFYLFRFINESRKQQLHQTETAQQGGDIVQYAPIQAITSTVTFSDVAGIKDVKEELEEIIDFLREPKKYCDLDIRLPKGVLLVGPPGVGKTLISKAVAGEAGVPFFYQSGAGFVHIYVGMGAKRVSELFRKAKQMAPSIIFIDEIDAVGKSRGEFRNDEREATLNQLLMEMDGFEESSGVIVIGATNKIDVLDEALLRAGRFDRRIHISLPDLEDRIKTLELYLSRKPHSVDVKYIARMTVGFSSAALDTLTNEAAIHAMRQGRKEVETSDFESVKEKVLLGKRKILSFTDEERQIQAIYQGAKAAVATWLDVEFEKIGIVNTRLTIQEHEILSRSTLLNRMKVYLAGSIATQIHYSEQFTNASYDIHMAKELAKKIIDEYAMSENFIVTSVEEEVLMKESVSELKALLKTLDHALKKISDHLLEHENITHEVCREIFLEIF
- the mtaB gene encoding tRNA (N(6)-L-threonylcarbamoyladenosine(37)-C(2))-methylthiotransferase MtaB is translated as MKKVFFKTFGCRTNQFDTQVMMSKLKEFELTMDESKSDIIMVNSCTVTNGADSSVRNYISSMKRKNPNAKVILAGCGSHSKGESLFENGKVFGVMGHSEKEKINEILKKETRFYEIGDLEHIDSTIVEEFVGKSRAFIKIQEGCDFSCSYCIIPTVRGGARSCGEEIVLEQVRKLAANGFGEFILTGTNVGSYGKDHNTSIAELLQKISMIRGVRRIRIGSLEPIQIDDAFMELLDEPWMAKHLHIALQHTSDKMLKLMNRRNRFATDITLFEKIASHDYALGTDFIVGHPGEEKKEWEKAIERIKILPLTHVHAFSYSKRDNTASATMKPEIHGNIVKQRHRELTELIKAKNYAFRRLHTHNLEVLLENSNEDIFYGFDQYFNKVEVQSSEDLSSNWILLDNVEVALDVNRTTV
- a CDS encoding mechanosensitive ion channel, which translates into the protein MPKSFTLLLLLLSLLMAEQPTLQDIKIKGSPDKEKVIPKRSKFQNTTSVKGLLEKKNILEESLKENSTWSKIYSNYHTYKELKNQKIVLDKKINKFSLKRRLNASQQKTLNILENEKKILIGKLQLLKEYEDNPFKKFLRPPSIGEIPHVGNPFAIISAFSFMERLKNDQSEYYSRYHSIKQLMEKLEEKKGVLKSILEREPQNQKLQKEFTDIEEEINTFIPVIEIFKTTQNVYQKKIDEISLNLQKEIRKEIEKATIIGIIILIFLIVIFLVKYLVKRYMSDNDRFYTINKFLNFTFFSLLLLTLLFAYIENVNYLVTILGFASAGIAIALKDWFMSLIGWFVIIIGGAVHVGDRVKFVRSGMEYVGDIVDISLLRMTIQEDITLTTYMHNRRAGRIIFVPNNYIFTDMIANYSHAGLKTVWDGIDFMITFDSNVQKASSIAKEITKKYSKGYTDITRKQLNKLRSQYSMKNTNVEPRIYTFIEPYGIKISAWYHTNAYATLTLRSTISIEMIERIQAEEDINLAFPTQSIYLDKDVRKPPLPEPTLFNHEIDT